The following is a genomic window from Sphingomonas sinipercae.
GGCCGACCAGGCTCACCGAACTGCCCGACCGCGGCGGAACCGCGCCGCCGCTGCCCGCCAACAGCATCACGGTCTATCTCGACGAGAAAGGGGCGTCGCTCTCCTCGACGGAACTCGCCCGAAAGCTCGAACAATGGCGCGACGACGGCAAGCGCGAGGCTCGCTTCGTCATCGGCGCCGCTGACGGCCATGGCGATGCCGAACGCGCCGGCGCCGACCTGCTGCTGTCGTTCGGCTCCGCGACCTGGCCGCACCTGCTGGCCCGGGCGATGCTTGCCGAACAATTGTTCAGGGCGACATCGATCCTTGCCAACCATCCCTATCATCGCGACGGTTGAGCGATGCGCCGGATTTTCGCCCCGATCGTGCTGTTGATGGCCGGCCCGGCGGCGCTCGCGGCCGGGCCCGCCCCGTCCGGGCCGGCCGACCCGCTGCAACTGCAGCTTCAAGACGCGCGGCGCGAGGCGGCGCAGGCGGAAAGCCAGCAGCAGAAGATCGAGCGAGCCGCCGCCGCGGCGCGCAACGCGGCCACCCGGCTTCGGCTCGAGCAACTGGCCGCCGCGCAGGCGATCATGGCGCAGGAAGCCCGAATCAGTTCGGCTGACGCCGAGGCGAGCCTGCTCGCACAGCAATTGTCGGCGCAGCGGCAGCGTTTGGCCGCCGAGCGCGCCCCCTTGTCGTCGCTGCTCGCTGGCCTTGCGCTGAGCGGCCGGCGCCCCTTGGTCTCGCTGATCGCCGGCGGCGGATCGCCGGAGGAACTGGTCAAGCTCAACCTATTGGTCAAAGCCGTTACGCCGGCGATCGAGGCGCGGACCGCCGCTCTCGCGCAACAGGTCGAACGAGTGGCGCAGCTGCAGTCTGCGGCGATCGAGGCAAAGGGCGCCGCCTCGACCGGCCGGCACCTCCTGGCCCGCCGCAAGGTGGCGCTTGCGAAGCTTGAGGCCAAAGCCCTCGCCCTCGCCGATCGGCGCGGCAGCGAAGCCTTGGTCCAGGGGGACGTGACGCTGGCGCGCGGGGAACATCTGTCCGACCTGCAACGCGAGGACGCCGACAGCCGTTACGCGCGGACGGCGGCGGCGGAGCTCGCCCGACTTGGCCCAATCCCCCTCCCCGATGCCGCCGGCCAGGTCGCGCGCCCGCCGCTCAATTATTCGCTGCCCGTCCAGGCGGCGGTTACCGAGGGCCTCGGCAGCATCAGCGAAACCGGCGTCCGGTCGCGCGGGATCACCTTCGCCACGCGGCGCGGCGTCCCGGTGCTCGCCCCGGCCGACGGCACCATCGTCTTCGCCGGCCCGTTTCGCGATTACGACGGCGTCATCATCCTCGACCATGGCGGCGGCTGGCGGAGCGTGCTGGTCAACGCCGGCTCGACCTTGCCCAAGGGCAGCCGGGTCGTCGCTCGACAGCGGATCGGACTTGCGCTTGGACAGTTGGAATTGCAGCTGCAAAGCGGCGGTCGCCCGGTCTCCGCCGCCATCATCGCAGGTTCATCTGCGATGCTGTCAAAAACCGCGCAATCCGACTAGGCTGAAGCGACAAGCAGGAACGGTTCGAGATGAAGATGATCAACAAGGTGCTTCCGCCGCTGGCGCTCGTCGGGGCGCTTGCGTTCGTTCCCGTCGCGACCAGCTCGCTCGCCGCCGCGGACGTGACCAATTACCAAGAACTCGAGAAGTTCATGAGCGTCTACGAGCGGGTGAAGGCGACCTACGTCGAACCTGTTGACGACAAGGTC
Proteins encoded in this region:
- a CDS encoding murein hydrolase activator EnvC family protein, which encodes MRRIFAPIVLLMAGPAALAAGPAPSGPADPLQLQLQDARREAAQAESQQQKIERAAAAARNAATRLRLEQLAAAQAIMAQEARISSADAEASLLAQQLSAQRQRLAAERAPLSSLLAGLALSGRRPLVSLIAGGGSPEELVKLNLLVKAVTPAIEARTAALAQQVERVAQLQSAAIEAKGAASTGRHLLARRKVALAKLEAKALALADRRGSEALVQGDVTLARGEHLSDLQREDADSRYARTAAAELARLGPIPLPDAAGQVARPPLNYSLPVQAAVTEGLGSISETGVRSRGITFATRRGVPVLAPADGTIVFAGPFRDYDGVIILDHGGGWRSVLVNAGSTLPKGSRVVARQRIGLALGQLELQLQSGGRPVSAAIIAGSSAMLSKTAQSD
- a CDS encoding 23S rRNA (pseudouridine(1915)-N(3))-methyltransferase RlmH — translated: MLLHIVARGKIGRSPEGELVDRYLKRISWPTRLTELPDRGGTAPPLPANSITVYLDEKGASLSSTELARKLEQWRDDGKREARFVIGAADGHGDAERAGADLLLSFGSATWPHLLARAMLAEQLFRATSILANHPYHRDG